From the Acidovorax sp. NCPPB 3576 genome, the window ATCCACACGCAGTCCTGGTCGGGATCGAAACCATCGAATGCCGAAGCCTCCAGATCGAGCTGATCGCCCAGCACGATGACGAGGGTGCGAACGGGCCTTTGGATCGGGTCTTCTTCGCTGAAGTCGGAGAGCGTCATGCGCGGCATATCCAACGCGGATCAATGGGTGGACGGGCCGTATCCGGGCCTTCGCCAGTCGCGCCAAAGCCAAGGCGCATTCATGCAGGATCGCCGTGGCATTGACGATGATTCGGACGCTTTAAAAGGCGTCCACGATTTCTTTCGGCGTCCAATTGCGAGCCAGCGCCAGCTCGTACCCTTGGCGCAAGCGCTTGCCGCTCGAACTCTTCGAAGGTCGACCGAGTGGGGGCGTGCGGTTCGGCTGTGGCGTCAGCTCTTCAAAAAGCCGATCAGCGCGGCATTGAACTCCTTCGCATGCGACAGATTGAAGCCATGGGGAGCGCCCGCGATGACCTTGAGCACGCTCCCGGGGATCGCCTTGTGCGTGCGCGCACCACTGACTTCCAGTGGCACGATGGAGTCTGCATCGCCGTGCAGGACGAGCGTCGGCACCTTCACGCTTTTCAGGTCTTCGCGGAAGTCGGTTTTGCCAAACGCCTCGATGCAGTCGAGGGTGCCTTTGGGCGATGCCATCGCGGCGATGTCGCGTGCGTATTGGCGCTGTTCCTCGCTGACTTTCAACTCGCCGTCCACGCTGAAGAAGTTGTGCGTGAAGTTCTCCAGGAATGCCATCCGGTCTTTTTTGACGCCTTCCTGGAATCGCGCAATCGTCGCGTCGTCGAGCCCACCCTCCGGGTTGTCGGCGCTTTGGTAGAGGTAGGGCGGAACGGCGCCGGCGAAGACCAGCTTGGCCACGCGCTGGCTGCCGTATTGGGCGATGTACCGCGCCAGTTCACCGCCGCCCATCGAGAAGCCGACCAGGGTGGCATCCGTCAAATCAAGGCCCGTCATCAGCGCATCCAGGTCCTTCGCGAAGGTGTCGTAGTCATAGCCATTCCAGGGTTGCGACGATGCGCCGAAGCCGCGGCGGTCATAGGCAATCACGCGGTAGCCTGCTTCGACCAGGGCGGGGATCTGGGCCTCCCATGAGCGTCCGCTCAGGGGCCAGCCATGGATGAGAACGACGGGGGCGCCCTGACCATAATCTTCATAGTGGATCTCGACAGGATGGCGGGCGCTGGATTCGGTTTGGAGCTTGGGCATTCGGCACAACCTTT encodes:
- a CDS encoding alpha/beta fold hydrolase, whose protein sequence is MTWFEILDPMGVCLSLQRLCRMPKLQTESSARHPVEIHYEDYGQGAPVVLIHGWPLSGRSWEAQIPALVEAGYRVIAYDRRGFGASSQPWNGYDYDTFAKDLDALMTGLDLTDATLVGFSMGGGELARYIAQYGSQRVAKLVFAGAVPPYLYQSADNPEGGLDDATIARFQEGVKKDRMAFLENFTHNFFSVDGELKVSEEQRQYARDIAAMASPKGTLDCIEAFGKTDFREDLKSVKVPTLVLHGDADSIVPLEVSGARTHKAIPGSVLKVIAGAPHGFNLSHAKEFNAALIGFLKS